GCGGAGGTTTACGGCATGACCACCACAGCTCAGCCCGGCGGCGGTTCGATGGTGCGCCGTATCCTGCTCGGTTCGCAGCTCCGTCGCCTCCGCGAGTCCCGCGGCATCACCCGGGAGGACGCCGGGTACCAGATCCGTGCCTCGGAGTCGAAGATCAGCCGGATGGAGCTCGGCCGGGTCTCCTTCAAGGAGCGGGACGTCGCCGACCTGCTCAGCCTGTACGGCGTGGACGACGGCGGTGAGCGGGAGGCCCTGCTCGGCCTGGTCCGGGAGGCCAACAAGTCCGGCTGGTGGCACAGCTTCAACGACGTGCTGCCCGGCTGGTTCCAGACCTACGTGGGTCTGGAGGAGGCCGCCGCCCAGATCCGCACCTACGAGGTGCAGTTCATCCCCGGCCTGCTGCAGTGCGAGGAGTACGCCCGCGCGGTCTTCGGGCAGACCCGCCCGGTGATCTCCGAGGAGGAGCTGGAGCGGCGGCTCAGCCTGCGGCTGCGGCGGCAGAAGCTGCTCACCGACGGGCAGAGCCCGCGGCTGTGGGCGGTCATCGACGAGGCGGCGCTGCGCCGCCCGGTCGGCGGGCCGAAGGTGATGCGGGCTCAGGTGCAGTACCTGCTCGACGTCTCGGAGCAGGCCAACGTGGTGATCCAGGTGATGCCGTTCCGGTTCGGGGCGCACGCCGGCGAGAGCGGCGCGTTCTCGATCCTGCGCTTCCCCGAGCAGGACCTCGCGGACGTGGTCTACCTCGAGCAGCTCACCAGCGCGCTCTACCTCGACAAGCGCGACGACGTCGACGCCTACGTCCAGGTGATGGAGCGGCTCTGCGTCGACAGCCTCACCCCGGACCAGACCAAGGACCTGCTCACCCGGATCCTGGCCGGCAACTGATCCCGCGTCAGTCGCCGCCGACCGGGCCTCAGTTGGGCCCGCAGGTCCGGACCGGCGGCTGCCAGCGCGGCGGCGCGACCGGCTGCGGCGGCACGCCCAGCTCCCAGGCCAGGCCGTAGCGGAAGAACAGGTCGGCCCGGATCGGCGGCAGCGAGAGCGCCGCGCCGGGCAGCAGCAGTCCGATGCAACCGCCCATCAGCGCACTGCGCAGCACCGCGTGCTCGGCGACCGGATCGGCCGCGCCCCAGGCCAGCAGCAGGTCCTGCAGGATCGCCCCGAGCTGCCGCTGCTCCGGGTCCTTGACGAACGCGCCGGCGTCCGGGTCGAGGATCAGCGCCAGGTGCGAGCGCATCACCCGGGGGTGGTCGAGCGCCAGCCCGAGCACTGCGTCGATCGCCCTGGCCAGCCGGGCGTCCGGGTCGCTCCCGGCCGGCAGTCCGGCCAGCGCCTCGGCCAGTGACAGGTGCATCATCCGGTGGGTGGCGGCCTGCATCAGGAGTCGTTTGCTGTCGAAGTAGTACGACAGCAGTCCGCGGGCGAGCCCGGCGTGCTCGGCTATGTCGCCCAGCGTGGTCCTGCCGTATCCGTGCCGGTCGACCAGTTCGACCGTGGCGCGCATGATGCGGAGCCGGGAACGTTGGCGCATTTCCTCGTTGACCGATTCCCCGCGAGGTGCCATCGTGTCTGCTCCGTACGTTGATTGGCTCCTGGCCAATATACTGGCAGGGCCGGTACGGGCTCCCTCAGGGGTACCCGGGTACGGAGACGAAGGCCGGCTCCACCAACACGGGGGTTTGGTGGAGCCGGCCTTCGTGCTGACCTCGTGCTGACCCAGGGTCAGCGCTGCGACAGTACCTCGGAGTTGGCGCCGACGGCGGCCGCCGGGTAGTCGTAGTCGGGCACCGCCACCGGCTGCTTCCGGTTGCGCTCCACGGCCACGCCCACGGCGGTGACCAGGAAGCCGACCAGCGAGATCCCGGTGATCACCAGCAGTGCCGGGCGGTAGCCGTCCAGCTGGGCCGCCGGGCTCTGCCCGCCGTTGCTGCCCGCGGTGATCACGGCCGTCGCGGCGGCCAGCACCAGGGCGCTGCCGACCTGGAAGGCGGTGTTCACCAGCCCGGAGGCCAGCCCCTGCTCGTCGTCCGCGACGCCGTTGGTGGCGGCGATGTTGACGGAGGGGAAGCCCAGCGCGAAGCCGATGCCGAGCAGGACCATGCTCGGCAGCACCAGGCCGAGGAAGCTGCTGTGCTCGTCCAGCCGGAGGAAGAGCGCGTAGCCGAGGGTCAGCGAGAGCACGCCGCCCAGCATCAGCCGGCCGGTGCCGAACCGGTCCACGATGGCGCCCATCTTGGTGGCCGACAGGGCGACCAGCGCACCGGCGGGCAGGAAGGCCAGCGCCATCTCCAGTGCGGACCAGCCGAGCAGTCGCTGCAGGTAGAGGGTGGCGACGAACTGGAATCCGGCGTAACTGCCGAACAGCGCGAGCGCGGTCAGGTTGGCCCGGGCCACCCCGCCGTTGCGGAAGATGCCGAGCCGGACCAGCGGGTGCGCGGTGCGCTGCTCGATCACCAGGAAGGCGGCGGCCAGCGCGATCACCAGGAGCAGCGACAGGATGGTCCGGGCGCTCGCCCAGCCGGCGCTCTGCGCCTCGGTGACGGTGAAGACCAGCAGCAGGAGCGAGCCGGTGCCGGTGATCGCACCGGCGATGTCGTACCCGCCGGTGCCGCGCTCGGGGCGGGGCTGACGGGGCAGCAGGCGGAACGCGAAGACCAGCGCGATCAGTGCGACCGGGACGGGCATCAGGAAGGTGAAGCGCCAGCCGGCCGAGGTGAGCAGGCCGCTGAGCACCAGGCCGAGCGAGAAGCCGCTGGCGCCGGTGACGGTGTAGATGCTCAGCGCGCGGTTGCGGG
This genomic interval from Kitasatospora gansuensis contains the following:
- a CDS encoding helix-turn-helix domain-containing protein → MTTTAQPGGGSMVRRILLGSQLRRLRESRGITREDAGYQIRASESKISRMELGRVSFKERDVADLLSLYGVDDGGEREALLGLVREANKSGWWHSFNDVLPGWFQTYVGLEEAAAQIRTYEVQFIPGLLQCEEYARAVFGQTRPVISEEELERRLSLRLRRQKLLTDGQSPRLWAVIDEAALRRPVGGPKVMRAQVQYLLDVSEQANVVIQVMPFRFGAHAGESGAFSILRFPEQDLADVVYLEQLTSALYLDKRDDVDAYVQVMERLCVDSLTPDQTKDLLTRILAGN
- a CDS encoding TetR/AcrR family transcriptional regulator gives rise to the protein MRQRSRLRIMRATVELVDRHGYGRTTLGDIAEHAGLARGLLSYYFDSKRLLMQAATHRMMHLSLAEALAGLPAGSDPDARLARAIDAVLGLALDHPRVMRSHLALILDPDAGAFVKDPEQRQLGAILQDLLLAWGAADPVAEHAVLRSALMGGCIGLLLPGAALSLPPIRADLFFRYGLAWELGVPPQPVAPPRWQPPVRTCGPN
- a CDS encoding MFS transporter, which encodes MTTAREPSATSAPANPSDAPSVHGDDKWSPRLWGTLIVLCAALFLDALDVSMVGVALPSIGDDLHLSTSTLQWVVSGYVLGYGGLLLLGGRAADLLGRREVFLIALAVFAAASLLGGLVDNGGLLIAARFIKGVAAAFTAPAGLSIITTTFAEGPARNRALSIYTVTGASGFSLGLVLSGLLTSAGWRFTFLMPVPVALIALVFAFRLLPRQPRPERGTGGYDIAGAITGTGSLLLLVFTVTEAQSAGWASARTILSLLLVIALAAAFLVIEQRTAHPLVRLGIFRNGGVARANLTALALFGSYAGFQFVATLYLQRLLGWSALEMALAFLPAGALVALSATKMGAIVDRFGTGRLMLGGVLSLTLGYALFLRLDEHSSFLGLVLPSMVLLGIGFALGFPSVNIAATNGVADDEQGLASGLVNTAFQVGSALVLAAATAVITAGSNGGQSPAAQLDGYRPALLVITGISLVGFLVTAVGVAVERNRKQPVAVPDYDYPAAAVGANSEVLSQR